Proteins encoded by one window of Chroococcidiopsis sp. TS-821:
- a CDS encoding tetratricopeptide repeat protein, translating to MSLITYLLKYDIHEAMIVPNLEKLKSQTTTMHFLSKIITTLVVINLFVGIGILSDADFAAASPEHQHHASPMLPTEARALTSKEISAERFVNQGLEKLHQQSYQAATQAFTQALQLNSNHDMAYIYRGDARQKIGDYQGAVEDYTLALQGNPNFAHIYNSRGDARVALGDYQGAIADYTQAIKLYPEDAFGYSDRGAVYFQLGNMQKALEDLNKAIETNPGRAEAYFNRAQVYAKLKNRQATLKDYQIAIQLYTEQGNILGRLRAINLMKHY from the coding sequence GTGAGCCTTATTACCTATTTACTTAAATATGACATTCATGAAGCAATGATTGTTCCTAACTTAGAAAAACTCAAATCACAAACTACAACTATGCACTTCTTGTCTAAAATAATAACTACGTTAGTAGTCATCAATCTATTTGTAGGGATAGGAATTCTGAGTGATGCTGATTTTGCAGCTGCTTCACCTGAGCATCAACACCATGCATCGCCAATGCTTCCCACCGAAGCAAGAGCATTGACGTCAAAAGAAATCAGTGCTGAGCGCTTTGTAAATCAAGGGTTAGAAAAACTACACCAACAAAGTTATCAAGCGGCTACTCAAGCTTTTACTCAAGCATTACAATTAAATTCCAACCATGACATGGCATACATTTATCGAGGTGATGCGCGTCAGAAAATAGGAGATTATCAAGGAGCCGTTGAAGACTATACTTTAGCTTTGCAAGGTAATCCAAATTTCGCTCATATCTACAATAGCCGAGGAGATGCAAGAGTTGCTTTAGGCGATTATCAAGGAGCGATCGCTGATTATACCCAAGCAATCAAGCTTTATCCAGAAGATGCATTTGGTTACAGCGATCGAGGCGCTGTTTATTTCCAACTAGGAAATATGCAAAAAGCGCTAGAGGATTTAAATAAAGCAATTGAAACTAACCCTGGACGTGCTGAAGCATATTTCAACCGTGCCCAAGTTTACGCTAAACTCAAAAACCGCCAAGCCACATTAAAAGATTATCAAATAGCAATTCAACTCTATACCGAACAAGGCAATATTTTAGGTCGCCTGAGGGCAATAAACTTAATGAAACATTACTAA
- a CDS encoding multicopper oxidase family protein has product MKITRRKALQLGAFAGGALLLPTGLERISYAQTAVNKFTLPFRRPPVLQPVRSDAQTDYYEITMRKAQVEILPGKSTEIWGYNGITPGPTIIQRAGRQSVVRFINNSLGVPTSTHLHGMASLPQYDGYAEDLTFPGYYKDYYYPNNRAATLWYHDHAIHATARNVYMGLAGMYIVQDQTELDLPLPKGEYDVPLIIQDKQFATNGSLIFDDQGEKSQFGDVIVVNGVPWPRMEVARRKYRFRALNGSISRSYQLSLSTGDSFLMIGTDAGLKPAPVAVKNFRFASGERYEFVIDFSKYPIGTQIILRNTNPKNNDEYSGRTNEIMRFDVVRDAPDDSSVPSQLRAFTPLLASQAVRTREFRYERTNGLWVINGKVWDVNRVDGAPQFGDIEIWRLYNNSGGWFHPIHLHLIDCQILDRNGRAPFSYEVGWKDVFYVGENESIRVIGKFGPNTGKYMQHCHNTVHEDHDMMSQFEVLQNAQASQSGNIGQDPIATARPKPLPAPPL; this is encoded by the coding sequence ATGAAAATAACAAGGCGAAAAGCATTGCAATTAGGAGCATTTGCGGGAGGGGCTTTGCTGCTACCTACAGGTTTAGAGCGCATAAGCTACGCTCAGACTGCTGTAAATAAATTCACACTACCTTTTCGCAGACCACCTGTACTTCAACCGGTGCGTAGCGACGCGCAGACCGATTATTACGAAATTACTATGCGTAAAGCTCAGGTTGAAATACTACCTGGCAAATCAACCGAGATTTGGGGTTATAACGGAATTACACCTGGACCAACCATTATTCAACGGGCAGGGCGACAATCCGTTGTTCGCTTTATCAACAATAGTTTAGGCGTACCAACTTCTACGCATTTACACGGCATGGCGTCTTTGCCGCAATATGACGGCTATGCCGAAGATCTTACCTTTCCTGGGTATTACAAAGATTACTATTATCCTAATAATCGTGCTGCCACCCTCTGGTATCACGACCACGCTATTCATGCTACCGCCCGTAACGTTTACATGGGGTTAGCAGGAATGTATATTGTGCAAGATCAAACAGAACTTGATTTACCCTTACCCAAAGGCGAGTACGATGTACCGTTAATTATCCAAGATAAGCAATTTGCCACTAACGGCAGCTTGATTTTTGACGATCAGGGAGAAAAAAGTCAGTTTGGTGACGTTATTGTAGTCAATGGTGTGCCTTGGCCGCGGATGGAAGTAGCAAGACGTAAATACCGCTTCCGTGCTTTGAATGGCTCTATTTCGCGTTCTTATCAACTATCACTCAGCACAGGCGACTCTTTTCTCATGATTGGTACTGATGCGGGACTCAAGCCAGCACCCGTAGCAGTAAAAAATTTCCGTTTTGCTAGTGGAGAACGATACGAGTTTGTGATTGATTTTTCTAAGTATCCTATTGGTACGCAGATTATCTTGAGAAACACAAACCCGAAGAATAATGATGAGTATTCTGGTAGAACCAACGAAATTATGCGTTTTGATGTCGTACGCGATGCGCCTGATGATAGTTCGGTACCCAGTCAGCTACGCGCTTTTACTCCCTTGCTAGCTTCTCAAGCTGTCCGAACTAGGGAATTTAGGTATGAACGTACCAATGGTCTATGGGTAATTAATGGTAAAGTCTGGGACGTCAACCGAGTTGATGGTGCCCCGCAGTTTGGAGACATCGAAATTTGGCGCTTGTATAATAATTCTGGTGGTTGGTTCCATCCGATCCATCTACATTTGATCGACTGTCAAATTCTTGACCGCAATGGTAGAGCGCCATTTTCGTACGAAGTTGGTTGGAAGGATGTTTTTTATGTTGGCGAAAATGAATCAATTAGGGTAATTGGGAAATTTGGTCCTAATACAGGTAAATATATGCAGCACTGCCATAACACAGTTCACGAAGATCATGACATGATGAGTCAGTTTGAAGTGTTGCAAAATGCTCAAGCTTCACAAAGCGGAAATATTGGTCAAGATCCTATTGCTACAGCGCGACCAAAACCACTTCCTGCACCTCCTTTATAG